The proteins below come from a single Edaphobacter acidisoli genomic window:
- a CDS encoding electron transfer flavoprotein subunit beta/FixA family protein, giving the protein MKILVAIKQVPERDAQVHVASDGKWIDESDLNYTINEPDAYALEEALQLKEKNGGEVVVVCAGPERVTSTLREALAKGADRAIHIEADDLSARDTLGVAQILADAMKAESPDLILTGLQSDDLGLGQTGVVLAELLGIPHATIIMQVEVTGNGLKVKRELEDGWFQHVEMPLPALLTIQSGGNKLRYATLMGIKKAKTKETKTVQAAAAAGSPSITLERVYLPEKQKKTEMLTGSPAEVAAKIVEKLKFEVRVI; this is encoded by the coding sequence ATGAAGATACTGGTTGCAATCAAGCAGGTGCCTGAACGGGACGCGCAGGTACACGTGGCCTCCGATGGCAAATGGATTGACGAAAGCGATCTGAATTACACGATCAACGAGCCGGATGCGTATGCGCTGGAAGAGGCTCTGCAATTGAAAGAAAAGAACGGCGGTGAGGTGGTGGTCGTGTGTGCGGGGCCGGAGCGCGTAACCAGCACGCTGCGCGAGGCGCTGGCTAAGGGTGCGGACCGTGCTATTCACATCGAGGCCGACGACCTGAGCGCGCGCGATACTCTGGGCGTTGCACAGATACTTGCGGATGCGATGAAGGCTGAGTCGCCTGATTTAATTCTGACCGGATTGCAGTCCGACGACCTGGGGCTGGGACAGACTGGCGTGGTGCTGGCGGAGCTGCTGGGGATTCCGCACGCGACGATCATCATGCAGGTTGAGGTGACGGGCAACGGCCTGAAGGTGAAACGCGAGCTTGAAGACGGCTGGTTTCAGCATGTCGAGATGCCTCTGCCTGCGCTGTTGACCATTCAGAGTGGAGGCAACAAGCTGCGCTACGCCACGCTGATGGGCATCAAGAAAGCTAAGACCAAAGAGACGAAGACCGTGCAGGCTGCGGCTGCGGCCGGGTCGCCCTCTATTACGCTCGAGCGCGTGTATCTGCCGGAGAAGCAGAAGAAGACAGAGATGCTGACTGGCTCGCCTGCAGAGGTCGCGGCGAAGATCGTGGAGAAGTTGAAGTTTGAGGTGAGGGTGATATGA